A genome region from Triticum aestivum cultivar Chinese Spring chromosome 2B, IWGSC CS RefSeq v2.1, whole genome shotgun sequence includes the following:
- the LOC123041772 gene encoding probable glutathione S-transferase GSTF1 yields MAPVKVFGSAAFTNVARVLVCLEEVGADYEVVDIDFLANEHKKPEHLARNPFGEIPAFQDGDLVLFESRAIVKYVLRKYRTDEVDMLRESNPEEAATVDVWAEVEAHQYSTAVAPIVYECIVYPTAYGIPTSQKVVDESVEKLKKVLEIYEGRLSKHEYLAGSFISIADLNHFSFTLRFMETPYASVFNSFPSVKAWWEKLLLRPSMKKISADMQKV; encoded by the exons ATGGCGCCGGTGAAGGTGTTCGGGTCGGCCGCGTTCACGAACGTGGCCCGCGTGCTGGTGTGCCTGGAGGAGGTTGGTGCGGACTACGAGGTTGTCGACATTGACTTCCTGGCCAATGAGCACAAGAAACCCGAGCACCTCGCCCGAAAC CCATTTGGTGAAATCCCAGCTTTTCAAGATGGAGACCTCGTGCTCTTTG AGTCCCGTGCCATCGTCAAGTACGTTCTCCGCAAATACAGGACGGACGAAGTCGACATGCTGAGAGAAAGCAACCCGGAGGAAGCGGCGACGGTGGACGTCTGGGCCGAGGTGGAGGCGCACCAGTACAGCACAGCGGTCGCGCCTATCGTCTACGAGTGCATCGTGTACCCCACGGCCTACGGCATACCAACGAGCCAGAAGGTCGTGGACGAGAGCGTGGAGAAGCTGAAGAAGGTGCTTGAGATCTACGAAGGCCGTCTGTCGAAGCACGAGTACCTGGCTGGAAGCTTCATTAGCATTGCGGATCTCAACCATTTCTCCTTCACGCTCCGCTTCATGGAGACTCCGTATGCGTCCGTGTTCAACTCGTTCCCTTCCGTGAAAGCGTGGTGGGAAAA